From Pseudomonas arsenicoxydans:
AACAGCGCCGCAATCAGCGGCCCGATGACAAAGCCGTTCAGGCCGAAAACAGCCAAGCCGCCTAAGGTTGAGATGAGGATCAGATAATCCGGCATCTTAGTATCCTTGCCCACCAGGATCGGTCGCAGCACGTTGTCCACCAGTCCAATCACAAACACCCCGAACAACCCCAGCACCACGCCCTGCCAGATGGCCCCGGTGAACAGGAAGAATGCCGCCACCGGCGCCCAGATAATCCCCGCCCCCACCGCCGGTAACAGCGACAGAAATGCCATCAATACCGCCCAGAGCAACGCGCTCGGGATGTCCAGAAACCAGAAAATCAAACCGCCCAACGCACCCTGTGTGATCGCCACCAGCAGATTGCCTTTCACCGTTGCGCGCACCACGCGGTTGAACTTGAGCTGCAATCGGCGTTTCTGGTGCTCTTGCAGGGGGACTGCGGAGCGAACTTTCCGGGCCAGTTCGGCGCCATCTCGCAGAAAAAAGAACAGCAGGTACAGCATGATGAAAAAACCCACCACAAAATCGAACGTGCCCTGACCGAAGCTGAAGACCTGGGTGGCGACAAACTCATTGCCCGTCACCGCACTTTTGATGATTTTCTCCCGCAGCCCGTTCAGCTCGCCGACCCCGGCCCGATCGAGCAAATGCTGGAAATACGGCGGCAGGCTGTGTTTGAAGTGCGTCACATAGCCCGCGATGTCCAGTTCGCCGCTTTCGATGCTCTTGTAAAGCATGGCCCCTTCCTGGACCAGCAAGATACTGAGGATGATCACCGGCAGGATCGCAATCACCAGGCAGATACTCAGGGTAATCAGCGATGTCACGTTGCGCTGCCAGCCGAATCTCACTTGCATCCGACGCTGCAGGGGCGTGAACAGAATCCCGAGGATCACTGCCCAGAACACCGCGCCGTAGAACGGCAGCAAAATCCAGATAAACGCAATGGTGACCAGCCCTAGCAGGATCACCAGCGATTTGTTGTGTACGGTCTCTTGATTCATGTCGGATCCATCTCAGTGCGCAGGGGGCGCATGCTCTTGTGCTGAAGAGCGGTGCTGATGCTTAGTCAGCCACGGTTCGCGCGAGTGCCATCCGTTTGTTCATCAAGCATAGATCCAGATCAATAAAGCCCGCGGACCAGTGGAATACCCTTGCCGGCTTTGCGGTCGACACAGCCATGACTCTGCTCGCTCCCGAATTGCTGGCCCCGGCCGGCACCTTGAAAAACATGCGTTACGCCTTTGCCTACGGTGCCGACGCGGTCTATGCCGGCCAGCCGCGCTACAGCCTGCGGGTGCGCAACAATGAATTCGATCACGCCAACCTGGCCCTCGGCATCAGCGAAGCCCAGGCCCAGGGCAAGCGCTTCTACGTGGTGGTGAACATCGCGCCGCACAACGCCAAGCTCAAGACCTTCCTCAAAGACCTGGCCCCGATCATTGCCATGGCGCCGGACGCGCTGATCATGTCCGACCCGGGATTGATCATGCTGGTACGCCGGCATTACCCGCAGATGCCGATCCACCTGTCGGTGCAGGCCAACACGGTGAACTGGGCCAGTGTCGAGTTCTGGCAGCAACAGGGCTTGAGCCGGATCATCCTGTCGCGAGAACTGTCGCTGGAAGAGATCGCCGAGATCCGCCAGCACGTCCCGGCGATGGAGCTTGAAGTTTTCGTCCACGGCGCGTTGTGCATGGCCTACTCCGGGCGCTGCCTGTTGTCGGGCTACATGAACAAGCGCGACGCGAACCAGGGCAGTTGCACCAACGCCTGCCGCTGGAAATATTCGGCGACTCAAGCCACGGAAAATCATCTTGGCGAAATCGTCCAGACCTTCCAGCCCGAGCCGACCCTGGGGATCGGTGCGCCGACGGATCAGGTGTTCCTGTTGCAGGAAGCCAATCGTCCGGACGAACTGATGCCGGCCTTCGAGGACGAGCACGGCACCTACATCATGAACGCCAAAGACCTGCGCGCGGTGCAGCATGTCGAACGCCTGACGCAGATGGGCGTGCACTCTCTGAAGATCGAAGGCCGGACCAAATCGCACTTCTATTGCGCACGCACCACCCAGGTTTACCGCCAGGCAATCGACGATGCGGTGGCTGGTCGCGCCTTCGATCGCGGCTTGATGACGGACCTGGAGTCCCTGGCCCAACGCGGCTACACCGAAGGTTTCCTGCGCCGGCACGTGCACGACGAATACCA
This genomic window contains:
- the trhP gene encoding prephenate-dependent tRNA uridine(34) hydroxylase TrhP, producing the protein MTLLAPELLAPAGTLKNMRYAFAYGADAVYAGQPRYSLRVRNNEFDHANLALGISEAQAQGKRFYVVVNIAPHNAKLKTFLKDLAPIIAMAPDALIMSDPGLIMLVRRHYPQMPIHLSVQANTVNWASVEFWQQQGLSRIILSRELSLEEIAEIRQHVPAMELEVFVHGALCMAYSGRCLLSGYMNKRDANQGSCTNACRWKYSATQATENHLGEIVQTFQPEPTLGIGAPTDQVFLLQEANRPDELMPAFEDEHGTYIMNAKDLRAVQHVERLTQMGVHSLKIEGRTKSHFYCARTTQVYRQAIDDAVAGRAFDRGLMTDLESLAQRGYTEGFLRRHVHDEYQNYQHGSSVSERQQFVGELTGERRDRMAQVTVKNRFGLGDHMELMTPQGNFQFDLHQLQNVKGEPIDVAPGDGHTVYVPIPDAVDLRFGLLMRDVGAM
- a CDS encoding AI-2E family transporter, which codes for MNQETVHNKSLVILLGLVTIAFIWILLPFYGAVFWAVILGILFTPLQRRMQVRFGWQRNVTSLITLSICLVIAILPVIILSILLVQEGAMLYKSIESGELDIAGYVTHFKHSLPPYFQHLLDRAGVGELNGLREKIIKSAVTGNEFVATQVFSFGQGTFDFVVGFFIMLYLLFFFLRDGAELARKVRSAVPLQEHQKRRLQLKFNRVVRATVKGNLLVAITQGALGGLIFWFLDIPSALLWAVLMAFLSLLPAVGAGIIWAPVAAFFLFTGAIWQGVVLGLFGVFVIGLVDNVLRPILVGKDTKMPDYLILISTLGGLAVFGLNGFVIGPLIAALFMSSWAIFIETKPRVQLP